A genomic stretch from Hemibagrus wyckioides isolate EC202008001 linkage group LG18, SWU_Hwy_1.0, whole genome shotgun sequence includes:
- the pou4f4 gene encoding brain-specific homeobox/POU domain protein 3-like — protein MMSMNSKQAFSMHPILHEPKYTPLHSSSEAIRRACLPTPSLQGNIFAGFDETLLQRAEALAAVDIVTQKSHPFKPDATYHTMTTMTSMTGTPTSSPAHLHHPSVLTSHHHAHHPHHHQPAQGLEGDLLEHLSPAISLGGMPTAADVASGASHAHSHMAAAINHAQHHHHPHSQAVNVHHPHHALAAHASLASASVVSGDAEPDPRELEAFAERFKQRRIKLGVTQADVGAALANLKIPGVGCLSQSTICRFESLTLSHNNMVALKPILEAWLEEAERAQREKMAKPEIFSGGDKKRKRTSIAAPEKRSLEAYFAVQPRPSSEKIAAIAEKLDLKKNVVRVWFCNQRQKQKRMKFSATH, from the exons ATGATGTCCATGAACAGCAAGCAAGCTTTCAGCATGCATCCGATTCTCCACGAGCCCAAATACACACCTCTGCACTCCAGCTCGGAGGCGATCCGACGGGCATGTCTGCCCACACCATCG CTGCAGGGAAACATCTTCGCCGGTTTTGATGAAACGCTGCTGCAGAGAGCCGAGGCTCTGGCCGCGGTGGACATTGTGACCCAGAAGAGCCACCCGTTCAAGCCAGACGCCACGTACCACACCATGACCACGATGACAAGCATGACAGGCACCCCCACGTCCTCCCCGGCGCACCTGCACCACCCGTCCGTGCTCACGTCTCATCATCACGCACACCACCCGCACCACCACCAGCCGGCTCAAGGTCTCGAGGGCGACCTGCTCGAGCACCTCTCCCCCGCCATCTCGCTCGGTGGCATGCCGACCGCCGCGGACGTAGCCTCGGGCGCGTCGCACGCACACTCGCACATGGCCGCGGCCATCAACCACGCGCAGCACCATCACCACCCGCACTCGCAGGCCGTAAACGTGCACCACCCGCACCACGCCCTGGCCGCGCACGCGTCCCTCGCCAGCGCCAGTGTAGTGTCTGGGGACGCCGAGCCAGACCCCCGCGAGCTCGAGGCGTTCGCCGAGCGCTTTAAGCAGCGTCGCATTAAGCTCGGCGTCACCCAGGCAGATGTGGGCGCCGCGCTTGCTAACCTCAAGATACCCGGAGTTGGGTGCCTGAGTCAGAGCACGATCTGTCGCTTCGAGTCGCTCACGCTCTCCCACAACAACATGGTGGCCCTGAAACCCATCCTCGAAGCGTGGCTCGAGGAGGCCGAGAGGGCGCAGCGCGAGAAGATGGCCAAGCCCGAGATCTTCAGTGGCGGCGACAAAAAGCGCAAGCGCACATCCATCGCGGCGCCGGAGAAACGTTCGCTCGAGGCCTACTTCGCAGTGCAGCCGCGTCCCTCTTCCGAAAAGATCGCCGCCATCGCCGAGAAGCTCGACCTGAAAAAGAACGTGGTGCGCGTGTGGTTCTGCAACCAGCGGCAAAAACAGAAACGCATGAAGTTCTCAGCGACGCACTGA